The Deltaproteobacteria bacterium genome contains the following window.
GACTGGCAACATAGTAATCATATCAATGGTAAGTATGGGCGGCATTGCTGCGGCCTTATCGCTTTTTCTTGCCTATGCGGATAAAAAACTCAAGGTTGAGGAAGACCCGAGGATTGAGGCTCTTTTAAATATCCTTCCCAATACAAATTGCGGCGGCTGCGGCAGGGCAGGGTGCAGGGTGTTTGCAGAGGCGCTGGTACAGGGGACAGCCTCTGTAACAGGTTGTGTTGCAGGCGGTCAGGCTGTAGCTGATAATATTGCAGAATATCTCGGTGTGGGATCTGCTCAGGCCAACAGTATTGCGGCTGTTGTGCTGTGCAGGGGTGGCAATAGAGAAGCGGTAAGGAATGCGGTCTATAAAGGTGAGAGAACATGCGTTGCCGCCAATCTGACAGGCGGTGAAAAAACTTGCATTTATAGCTGCATCGGATACGGCGATTGCGTCCGCGTCTGCCAGTTTGACGCAATGACTATGAATGAGAACGGCCTGCCTGTTGTATTCCATGATGTCTGCAACGGGTGCGGCGCATGCGCAAGGGCATGTCCGAGGGATATTATAGAGATGCATCCGATTGAGCATAAGCTCTTTAACTATTGCAGGAACAAAGATAAAGGGGCTGTTGCGCGAAAAATATGCAAGGTGTCATGTATCGCGTGCGGTCTGTGTGTAAAGGATTGCGCAGTAGAAGGCGGCATAGAGGTGATAGACAACCTCGCTGTTATAAATTACAATAAATGCCCTCAGGACGACCAGCCTACAAAGAGATGTCCGACCGCCTGCATCCTTTTCGGGGAAGAGGAAAGTATGACAAAAGAGGCATACGAGGTATCTCTGCCAAAAAAAGCGGTTTAAATCCCTCCGTCAAATTATTAAAAAAAGCTAATTAAATCTTAACTGAAACTTAACCGTATTCTTGATATAATTATTTAAAGATGGTGAATAAGATTAAAAAAAATAACAGCAAAAAATGGTTTACGCCGGTAATTATCTCCCTCTCGGTTATCGGCCTTGGCGGCGGCTACTGGGTATCTTCTTATTTCGGCGGCAATCATTCGGAGGAGATAACGGATCTGGCCTCCATCAAAGGCGGAGAAACCAGGCCGACCATGTCGCCGGCGCTCTTTGTCGGCAAGGCTTCGGCAGCCTACGCTGTAGCAAAGGAGATACCGGAGGTATTGGACCATATTCACTGCTACTGTGAATGCAAGAAACACCACAATCACAAAAGTCTTCTGACCTGTTATGTGACTAAACACGGCGCCGAATGCGACATCTGCATAGATGAGGCGATCAGGGCATATGAACTTTATAAAGAAGGCAAAGACACACTCACTATTAGAAAAACTATAGACAAAGAGTTTTCCCAATTTTCCCATTAAGGAGAAGAGCCTTGGGCAAAAAAGAGATTCTGATTATTATAGGGTTGGTTATACTTTCATTAGTTGTGGGCGTTGTGATTGGAAAGATGAAAGGCCAATCAGCTAAAAAGGATATTGCCTCACCGCCGGCTGCATATCAGGACAAGGCTCAAGAAGCAGCGCAGTCTCCAATCAATCAGCCGCCGTTTGGGCAATATGATTACACAGCGCAGATTCAGATGGTATTAAAGGAAAGACCCAACGATGCAAAGGCATTTGCAGAGGTTGGAGATATCTATTTTGACCAGCACAAATTTATTGACGCTATAGAATATTACAAGAAAGCGATTGCCATGGACCCTCAGGATATTGATGCATACAATGATATGGGGCTTTCTTATCACTACATAGGCAAGTCAGATGATGGGCTTAAATATGTGGAAGAAGGAATAAAAAAGAATCCTGCCTATCAGAGGCTATGGCTGACAAAGGGTTTTATACTTGCTATCAGGGGAAATATTGCTGATGCAAGGTCTGCATGGGAAAAGGCCTACCGCCTTGACCCTAATACTGATGTTGGAAGGTCGGCTGCAGGTTTTCTTGAGCAGTATAAAGGGGCCGCCAAGTGACATGCTGCAAGATTCAACTTAAGGGGCGGCAGTGACAATATCCGATAAAAGAGTAGTGCAGACTATTGGCAGCAGGATATGGGGTTTTTTTGGCTCTTTGAGGCTTACGCTGTTTGTGCTCTTTTCCCTTGCTGCATTTTCTGTGGTAGGCACAGTTATACAGCAAAACCAGCCAACAGAATTTTATAGCGGGGAATATGGCAAATGGGCGCCTTTAATCCTGCGCATTGGTCTGGAAGACATGTATCATGCCTGGTGGTTTTCAACCCTCCTATTGCTCCTCATTTTGAATATAATTGTATGCACCATTGACAGATTTCCTCCAAAATGGAAGACCACTTTAGAAAGCAAGGCAGATGTTGACGCAAGGTTCATTAAAAATCTGCTGAATAAGCATACGTTGATTCTTCAGGACGAACCCGCCTTTGTAAGGGAAAGGATACTGAATATCCTCAGAAAAAGAAGGTATAATGTAAAAGAGGCAAGATCCAATCGGGGGGCAGAGGGTATGTCTATATACGCATGGAAGGGAAGGACAGGGAGGTTCGGTTCTGATGTTGTTCATGTGAGCCTTCTCCTGATACTCTGTGGTGTTATAATAGGGAGTATAACCGGCTTCAAAGATTTTGGGGCATTTTATGAAGGAGAGGTTATAACCGTACCTGTAACAGAATTAAGATTAGGCATAGACCGTTCATGGCACGGTATTCCGCTTCCAAAGATAGATAGGCAGAAAAAAGCGTCCGATATCCAACTGCGTCTTGATAAATTCTGGATAGACTATTATGAATCGGGACAGATAAAACAGTATAACAGCGTCCTGACGCTTAGTGACAGCGGCAGGGAGGTTATTAAAGGAAGGCAGATATGGGTTAATGCGCCGCTCTCTTATAAGGGCATGACCTTCTATCAGAGCAGTTACGGGACGGCATACGACAGGGTGAAGCAGGCTGAATTTTATTTAAAGAACAGTAAGACACATAAGACAATAACCCCGCCTTTTACCGCCCTCTGGAATACCCCGTATGATATTCCTGGCACTGATTATAGAATCAAGGTTGTTGGTTTTGTGTCTGATTTTGCATTTGACCCTGCAACCAGGACAGTATTTCCAAAGTCAGCAGAGCATAAT
Protein-coding sequences here:
- a CDS encoding RnfABCDGE type electron transport complex subunit B; the encoded protein is MEQSDMTGNIVIISMVSMGGIAAALSLFLAYADKKLKVEEDPRIEALLNILPNTNCGGCGRAGCRVFAEALVQGTASVTGCVAGGQAVADNIAEYLGVGSAQANSIAAVVLCRGGNREAVRNAVYKGERTCVAANLTGGEKTCIYSCIGYGDCVRVCQFDAMTMNENGLPVVFHDVCNGCGACARACPRDIIEMHPIEHKLFNYCRNKDKGAVARKICKVSCIACGLCVKDCAVEGGIEVIDNLAVINYNKCPQDDQPTKRCPTACILFGEEESMTKEAYEVSLPKKAV
- a CDS encoding CYCXC family (seleno)protein produces the protein MSPALFVGKASAAYAVAKEIPEVLDHIHCYCECKKHHNHKSLLTCYVTKHGAECDICIDEAIRAYELYKEGKDTLTIRKTIDKEFSQFSH
- a CDS encoding tetratricopeptide repeat protein, whose product is MGKKEILIIIGLVILSLVVGVVIGKMKGQSAKKDIASPPAAYQDKAQEAAQSPINQPPFGQYDYTAQIQMVLKERPNDAKAFAEVGDIYFDQHKFIDAIEYYKKAIAMDPQDIDAYNDMGLSYHYIGKSDDGLKYVEEGIKKNPAYQRLWLTKGFILAIRGNIADARSAWEKAYRLDPNTDVGRSAAGFLEQYKGAAK
- a CDS encoding cytochrome c biogenesis protein ResB, encoding MTISDKRVVQTIGSRIWGFFGSLRLTLFVLFSLAAFSVVGTVIQQNQPTEFYSGEYGKWAPLILRIGLEDMYHAWWFSTLLLLLILNIIVCTIDRFPPKWKTTLESKADVDARFIKNLLNKHTLILQDEPAFVRERILNILRKRRYNVKEARSNRGAEGMSIYAWKGRTGRFGSDVVHVSLLLILCGVIIGSITGFKDFGAFYEGEVITVPVTELRLGIDRSWHGIPLPKIDRQKKASDIQLRLDKFWIDYYESGQIKQYNSVLTLSDSGREVIKGRQIWVNAPLSYKGMTFYQSSYGTAYDRVKQAEFYLKNSKTHKTITPPFTALWNTPYDIPGTDYRIKVVGFVSDFAFDPATRTVFPKSAEHNNPAINIEVYKMGKLVSRPWLFYNYADLFAAMPDSDYELVFSGYKGILYTGLSINKDPGTNVVWIGSALMVVGFFMAFFIFHQRIWVNIRKGSLETEVHIGGMINKNKFVFERELSEIVDEIKSGSSGGIKQ